In Acidobacteriota bacterium, the following proteins share a genomic window:
- a CDS encoding PQQ-dependent dehydrogenase, methanol/ethanol family, translating into MRSSRSLQALAAVLLFTAGLSWPAAQGQEVTTADLEQAAADTSSWLMYGRDYHGQRFVELDQITPENVDRLHPAWVFATGGENRGLEATPLVHEGVIYLSADESRVFAIDARTGAKMWGFEPEMSDEVERVYCCGSNNRGVALFGELVYVGTMDARLIALHKDTGAVAWETVVVDWRQGYSITGAPLVVNGMVLTGVAGGEYGIRGFVKAYDALTGELRWTSYTIPGPGEPGNETWPGDTWRNGGAPTWTTGAFDPELNLVYWNTGNAAPWNCHVRKGDNQWSAATVAIDADNGDIRWGFQYTPWDCWDYDAVSTPVLADVTLRDHGPVKALFHHDKNGFFYALDRTDGRFLYGEPIVPGINWAFGLDPVTGRPQVNPDMLAQSGGPEVGPIIPSLEGAIDWQPLAFNPDLGALYFMSNQWAMGYRFWAEDQFEPPTNGEAYLGGDYQQYLTSDNPGNFVGFDVVEQEVLWRVVSPAPFWAGAVATSSGLVFTGDMRGYFMALDARSGDVLWQFQTGSGIIGSPITYELDGTQYVAVPSGGIGGDMIFYYTEPKAGNLWVFALDGGPREVQAGTNLTPLPGGLPRVGEPGHTLGGRVLPGYGFEPTEGSEPIAPGAPTEADPSSAPEAPSEVDPPSAPDASSAPDAGGAPNPLQGDAAAISAGERIYRERCVICHRSGGGAGPSLFRSGLPLGRFLDTVNRGRPGTNMPAFEELLSLDEIWEVHAFLMSRDAL; encoded by the coding sequence ATGCGGTCCTCGCGTTCTCTGCAGGCGCTCGCAGCGGTTCTCCTCTTCACCGCCGGTCTCTCCTGGCCGGCGGCGCAGGGGCAGGAGGTCACCACGGCCGACCTGGAGCAGGCCGCCGCGGACACCTCGTCGTGGCTGATGTACGGCCGCGACTACCACGGCCAGCGCTTCGTGGAGCTCGATCAGATAACGCCGGAGAACGTCGACCGGCTGCACCCGGCGTGGGTGTTCGCTACCGGCGGCGAGAACCGGGGCCTGGAGGCGACGCCGCTGGTGCACGAGGGCGTGATCTACCTGTCGGCGGACGAGTCGCGCGTGTTCGCCATCGACGCGCGGACCGGCGCGAAGATGTGGGGCTTCGAGCCGGAGATGTCGGACGAGGTCGAGCGCGTCTACTGCTGCGGGTCGAACAACCGCGGCGTGGCGCTGTTCGGCGAGCTGGTCTACGTCGGGACGATGGACGCGCGGCTGATCGCGCTCCACAAGGACACCGGCGCCGTCGCGTGGGAGACCGTGGTCGTCGACTGGCGGCAGGGCTACAGCATCACCGGCGCGCCGCTGGTGGTCAACGGTATGGTCCTGACCGGGGTGGCGGGCGGCGAGTACGGCATCCGCGGCTTCGTCAAGGCCTACGACGCGCTGACCGGCGAGTTGCGCTGGACCAGCTACACCATCCCCGGACCGGGTGAGCCGGGCAACGAGACGTGGCCCGGCGACACCTGGAGGAACGGCGGGGCGCCCACCTGGACGACGGGCGCCTTCGATCCCGAGCTGAACCTCGTCTACTGGAACACCGGCAACGCCGCTCCCTGGAACTGCCACGTCCGCAAGGGCGACAACCAGTGGTCGGCCGCCACCGTCGCCATCGACGCCGACAATGGCGACATCCGCTGGGGATTCCAGTACACCCCGTGGGACTGCTGGGACTACGACGCGGTGAGCACGCCGGTGCTGGCCGACGTGACCCTGCGCGACCACGGGCCGGTCAAGGCGCTGTTCCACCATGACAAGAACGGCTTCTTCTACGCTCTAGATCGCACGGACGGCCGCTTCCTCTACGGCGAGCCGATCGTGCCGGGCATCAACTGGGCCTTCGGCCTCGATCCGGTAACGGGCCGGCCGCAGGTGAATCCGGACATGCTGGCCCAGTCCGGCGGCCCCGAGGTGGGGCCGATCATTCCCAGCCTGGAGGGGGCCATCGACTGGCAGCCGCTCGCCTTCAACCCGGACCTAGGCGCGCTCTACTTCATGTCGAACCAGTGGGCGATGGGCTACCGCTTCTGGGCCGAGGACCAGTTCGAGCCGCCGACCAACGGCGAGGCGTACCTCGGCGGGGACTACCAGCAGTACCTGACCAGCGACAACCCCGGCAACTTCGTCGGCTTCGACGTGGTCGAGCAGGAGGTCCTGTGGCGGGTGGTGAGCCCGGCGCCCTTCTGGGCCGGCGCGGTGGCCACCTCCAGCGGGCTGGTCTTCACCGGCGACATGCGCGGCTACTTCATGGCGCTCGACGCCCGCAGCGGCGACGTGCTGTGGCAGTTCCAGACCGGGTCGGGCATCATCGGCAGCCCGATCACCTACGAGCTCGACGGGACGCAGTACGTCGCGGTGCCGTCCGGCGGCATCGGCGGGGACATGATCTTCTACTACACCGAGCCGAAGGCCGGGAACCTGTGGGTGTTCGCGCTCGACGGTGGTCCCCGGGAGGTGCAGGCGGGCACGAACCTGACGCCGCTGCCGGGCGGCCTGCCGCGGGTCGGCGAGCCAGGCCACACCCTGGGCGGCCGCGTCCTGCCGGGCTACGGCTTTGAGCCCACGGAGGGCAGCGAGCCGATCGCGCCGGGCGCTCCGACCGAGGCGGATCCGTCGTCAGCGCCGGAAGCTCCTTCCGAGGTGGATCCACCGTCCGCGCCAGACGCCTCGTCCGCGCCGGACGCGGGCGGCGCGCCGAACCCGCTGCAGGGCGACGCGGCGGCCATCAGCGCCGGCGAACGGATCTACCGCGAGCGCTGCGTCATCTGTCACCGGTCCGGCGGCGGCGCGGGTCCGAGCCTGTTCCGGAGCGGTCTTCCGCTCGGCCGTTTCCTGGACACGGTGAATCGGGGGCGTCCGGGCACCAACATGCCCGCGTTCGAGGAATTGCTATCGCTCGACGAGATATGGGAGGTGCACGCCTTCTTGATGTCGCGCGACGCGCTGTAG
- a CDS encoding PQQ-binding-like beta-propeller repeat protein encodes MRPSMKATAILVVILAGWTGAGDGVDVTAAQSPLSPSPPPRTAPPLPGAGSDASGAYIGDVLYVHLGDQRPASGAATSARGAALYSLYPGDTTWTTVWTGSAARGAVLLGDGRDLYRVGGAVATGTSRARSDLERWSWTDGQWVGLTPMPDGRTDHAAVVAGREIWVIGGWDPSVHTDDLRAIFRAPTVPPEDWRDDVLVADLDADPVSWTVIEDVSLRLHSLAAALHGDAIWVAGGMTPAGPGLEVYRLDPRARTLAPGPVPPTRSAVGGVGLGMAATGGALYASNLNQLFRLDPDERAWRALAYDVSPTRVYNELVGGPGTLHIVGGASGRRTHAVVDRIEVASLRPSDVVEVPRRPEDMAVDRPVLAGEQRWPGFRGPAYGHSQAFDLPLVWSDERNLAWRHPIGGYGQSSPVVWDGTVFVTAIDGPLRETQMVDAVDLETGALLWRHALPSTHPVEVTDVVARGSPTPWVDGERVYYLFESGDLGALDHAGEPVWSRSLKADYGEIEGYGLGSSLAANAETLFVLAGHEGPSYLLAVDKATGETRWKADHRRADRPLRSSWTTPIVVPSDAGELVVVSITGMLDAHDAESGERVWWLDGLSGNRIPSPVLAGRRLVVPAMDSRSNLALSVEHRGRLLDEHVFWRGRYATTSMSSPVATGEAVYFTNSRGVLRSLDLGSGESRWATRLASVTSATPIVNGDRLYVFGADGTTSVFAVDAAEPIELARNTLRVSERVYGVAAVDGALLFRTGRELIRIGHASAGGTQR; translated from the coding sequence ATGCGACCAAGCATGAAGGCTACGGCCATCCTGGTGGTCATCCTGGCAGGCTGGACAGGCGCCGGCGACGGCGTCGACGTGACGGCGGCGCAGTCCCCCTTGTCGCCGAGCCCGCCACCTCGAACCGCGCCTCCGCTCCCGGGCGCGGGGTCGGATGCATCCGGGGCCTATATCGGCGATGTGCTCTACGTGCACCTGGGAGACCAGCGACCTGCGTCAGGCGCCGCGACGAGCGCCCGCGGCGCGGCTCTCTACTCGCTGTATCCCGGAGATACGACCTGGACGACGGTCTGGACCGGCAGCGCGGCGCGCGGCGCCGTGCTCCTCGGCGATGGCCGGGATCTGTACCGCGTCGGCGGCGCCGTGGCGACAGGTACGTCTCGGGCCCGATCCGACCTGGAGCGGTGGAGCTGGACCGACGGGCAGTGGGTCGGCCTGACGCCGATGCCGGACGGGCGGACGGACCACGCGGCGGTGGTCGCGGGGCGCGAAATCTGGGTGATCGGCGGATGGGATCCCTCGGTGCACACGGACGATCTCCGCGCGATCTTCCGCGCGCCCACCGTACCACCGGAGGATTGGCGTGACGACGTGCTCGTCGCGGACCTCGACGCGGACCCGGTGTCCTGGACCGTGATCGAGGACGTTTCCCTGCGCCTGCACTCCCTCGCCGCGGCCTTGCACGGCGACGCGATCTGGGTGGCCGGGGGGATGACGCCCGCGGGGCCGGGGCTCGAAGTGTATCGACTGGATCCGCGAGCCCGAACCCTGGCGCCGGGGCCCGTGCCGCCGACTCGCAGCGCCGTCGGGGGCGTCGGCCTCGGCATGGCCGCGACCGGCGGAGCCCTGTACGCGAGCAACCTGAACCAGTTGTTCCGCCTCGACCCGGACGAGCGCGCCTGGCGGGCGCTTGCCTACGATGTCAGCCCGACACGCGTGTACAACGAGCTGGTGGGTGGACCCGGCACGCTGCACATCGTGGGTGGCGCCTCGGGCCGCCGGACCCATGCGGTCGTCGACCGGATCGAGGTGGCGTCGCTGCGGCCGAGCGACGTGGTCGAGGTGCCGCGGCGACCGGAAGACATGGCCGTCGACCGGCCGGTGCTGGCCGGCGAGCAGCGCTGGCCCGGCTTCCGGGGGCCTGCGTACGGTCACAGCCAGGCCTTCGATCTGCCGTTGGTCTGGTCGGACGAGAGGAACCTCGCGTGGCGGCATCCCATCGGCGGCTACGGCCAATCGAGCCCCGTGGTGTGGGACGGCACCGTGTTCGTCACCGCTATCGACGGTCCACTGCGGGAGACGCAGATGGTCGACGCCGTCGATCTGGAGACGGGTGCGCTGCTGTGGCGTCATGCCCTTCCGTCGACCCATCCCGTCGAGGTCACGGATGTCGTCGCGAGGGGTTCGCCGACGCCGTGGGTCGATGGCGAGCGCGTCTACTACCTGTTCGAGAGCGGGGACCTCGGCGCGCTGGACCACGCCGGAGAGCCCGTCTGGTCGCGGTCGCTGAAGGCGGACTACGGCGAGATCGAGGGCTACGGTCTGGGCAGCTCGCTCGCCGCCAACGCCGAGACGCTGTTCGTCCTGGCCGGCCACGAAGGACCGTCGTACCTGCTGGCCGTCGACAAGGCCACCGGCGAGACGCGGTGGAAGGCGGACCATCGCAGGGCGGACCGTCCCTTGCGATCTTCCTGGACGACGCCCATCGTCGTGCCGTCGGACGCCGGCGAGCTCGTGGTGGTCAGCATCACCGGCATGCTCGACGCACACGATGCGGAATCCGGCGAGCGGGTCTGGTGGCTGGACGGTCTCTCCGGCAACAGAATTCCGTCGCCGGTCCTCGCCGGACGGCGCCTCGTCGTCCCGGCAATGGACTCCCGGTCCAACCTCGCCTTGTCGGTCGAGCACCGCGGGCGGCTACTGGACGAGCACGTGTTCTGGCGCGGTCGGTACGCGACGACGTCGATGTCGTCTCCGGTCGCGACCGGAGAAGCGGTCTACTTCACCAACTCGCGCGGCGTGCTTCGGTCACTCGATCTCGGCTCGGGTGAGTCGCGCTGGGCGACGCGTCTGGCGTCGGTCACCTCGGCGACACCGATCGTCAACGGCGACCGCCTGTACGTATTCGGGGCCGACGGCACAACGTCGGTTTTCGCGGTGGACGCGGCCGAACCGATCGAGCTGGCCAGGAACACGCTGCGCGTCTCCGAACGGGTGTACGGGGTGGCCGCCGTCGACGGCGCCCTGTTGTTCAGGACCGGTCGGGAGCTGATCCGGATCGGGCACGCGAGCGCCGGAGGAACGCAACGGTGA
- a CDS encoding amidohydrolase family protein: MPYDDVSLEPGQSNRVQLAGASDGWREPMPDSESLATKWSGMALPGWLAVCVLTVLSAGCVATGCWDCNVCASSLMNVGCVSAQEPQAAGDATWFEGARLIDGNGGAPIETSAFLVEDGVFAWVGRQGEREAPAGAERVDLSGKTVIPALIDAHQHIGLTNVKDGTHSKDNYTLSNLVEHLERSAYHGVAATMSLGLEFDEALAFELRNEVFRDAARFLTSGRGIAATPLAGPQQEYRLGIPRGARTEAAGRAAVAELDGHGVDIIKIWVDDRGGTVPKLEPNIYRAIIDEAHARGMRVASHLGSTSGLADAKDLIRAGIDGFAHTVRDRDIDEEFMALVREHPDVWTIPNLPGSPVTLDDLPWLGETLPPFEIENLRAQAERLAADGPGDFFALQCRNLARNREAGMSIGMGTDSGVSVAWTTHTEIRDMAGCGLMPMEALESATRINAEILGLDDLGTVAEGRSASFVVLDANPLDDITNTRRIDSVYLRGEEVDRDALRAKFMEGVR, from the coding sequence ATGCCATACGATGACGTGAGTCTCGAGCCGGGGCAGTCGAATCGGGTCCAGCTCGCTGGAGCATCCGACGGATGGAGGGAACCGATGCCGGATTCCGAATCGCTCGCCACGAAGTGGTCGGGCATGGCCTTGCCGGGTTGGCTGGCTGTCTGCGTCCTCACGGTTCTGAGCGCGGGCTGCGTAGCGACAGGTTGTTGGGACTGCAACGTCTGCGCCTCCTCGCTGATGAACGTAGGTTGCGTCTCGGCGCAGGAGCCCCAGGCGGCGGGAGACGCCACGTGGTTCGAGGGCGCCCGGCTCATCGACGGCAACGGCGGTGCGCCCATCGAGACGTCGGCGTTTCTGGTCGAGGACGGGGTCTTCGCGTGGGTCGGGCGGCAGGGTGAGAGGGAGGCTCCCGCGGGGGCCGAGCGGGTGGATCTGTCCGGAAAGACCGTCATCCCGGCGCTGATAGACGCGCACCAGCACATCGGGCTGACGAACGTGAAGGACGGCACGCACAGCAAGGACAACTACACGCTGTCCAACTTGGTCGAGCACCTGGAGCGCTCCGCGTACCACGGCGTCGCGGCCACGATGAGCCTGGGATTGGAGTTCGACGAGGCGCTCGCCTTCGAGCTGCGCAACGAGGTGTTCCGCGACGCGGCGCGATTCCTGACGTCCGGTCGGGGGATCGCCGCCACGCCGCTGGCCGGCCCGCAGCAGGAGTACCGGCTGGGCATCCCGCGCGGCGCGCGGACCGAGGCGGCGGGTCGCGCTGCGGTCGCGGAGCTCGACGGGCACGGGGTCGACATCATCAAGATCTGGGTCGACGACCGGGGCGGAACGGTCCCGAAGCTGGAGCCGAACATCTACCGGGCGATCATCGACGAGGCCCACGCCCGGGGCATGCGGGTAGCGTCACACCTTGGCTCGACCAGCGGGCTGGCCGACGCGAAGGACCTGATCCGGGCGGGCATCGACGGCTTCGCGCACACGGTCCGGGACCGCGACATCGACGAGGAGTTCATGGCGCTCGTACGCGAGCATCCCGACGTGTGGACCATCCCGAACCTGCCCGGCTCGCCGGTGACGCTCGACGACCTGCCGTGGCTCGGCGAGACGCTGCCGCCCTTCGAGATCGAGAACCTGCGCGCGCAGGCCGAGCGCTTGGCGGCGGACGGGCCCGGCGACTTCTTCGCGCTGCAGTGCCGGAACCTGGCCCGCAACCGCGAGGCGGGGATGTCCATCGGCATGGGCACGGACTCGGGCGTTAGCGTCGCCTGGACCACGCACACCGAGATCCGCGACATGGCCGGCTGCGGGCTCATGCCGATGGAGGCGCTCGAGTCGGCGACGCGCATCAACGCCGAGATCCTGGGCCTGGACGACCTCGGCACCGTGGCAGAGGGGAGGAGCGCGTCCTTTGTGGTGCTCGACGCCAACCCGCTGGACGACATCACCAACACGCGCCGGATCGACAGCGTCTATCTGCGTGGCGAAGAGGTGGACCGGGATGCCCTGCGGGCGAAGTTCATGGAGGGTGTGCGGTGA
- a CDS encoding type II toxin-antitoxin system VapC family toxin has protein sequence MTWLLDGNVLVALVVDSHVHHDRAHRWFATLVRDRFATCPFTQGTLLRVHMKVAADRSAAAAWQALRDLAAHANHDWWDGSLDFLDVPHRNLQGSGQVTDAWLAELARRRGGRLATLDSALVAMHGDVATLLPRSARGQT, from the coding sequence GTGACGTGGTTGCTTGACGGTAACGTGCTGGTGGCGCTTGTTGTCGACTCCCACGTGCATCATGATCGCGCACATCGCTGGTTCGCCACCCTCGTCCGAGACCGGTTTGCGACCTGTCCTTTCACGCAGGGCACGCTGCTGCGTGTCCACATGAAGGTGGCGGCGGATCGCAGCGCCGCGGCGGCTTGGCAGGCGTTGCGTGACTTGGCCGCGCATGCGAACCACGATTGGTGGGATGGCTCACTCGACTTCCTCGATGTCCCGCACCGCAACCTGCAGGGAAGTGGGCAGGTTACTGACGCGTGGCTGGCCGAGCTTGCGCGCCGGCGTGGGGGGCGCCTGGCCACGCTCGACTCCGCCCTGGTTGCCATGCACGGCGACGTGGCTACGCTGCTTCCACGTTCGGCAAGAGGGCAAACGTGA
- a CDS encoding PadR family transcriptional regulator: MPRDLLTDFELMILLAILRVGEGAYGVRIAREIERTGGRRAVLGAVYAALDRLERNGFATSSVGDPTPARGGRAKRFFQVTPAGIDAVKSTQSALVSLWTGIPELKGAAS; encoded by the coding sequence ATGCCTCGTGACCTGCTGACCGACTTCGAGCTGATGATCCTGCTTGCGATCCTGCGCGTCGGAGAGGGCGCGTACGGCGTGCGCATCGCGCGCGAGATAGAGCGCACCGGCGGGCGACGCGCCGTGCTGGGCGCGGTGTACGCCGCCCTCGATCGCCTGGAGCGAAACGGGTTCGCAACCTCGTCGGTGGGCGATCCCACGCCGGCGCGGGGAGGCCGCGCCAAACGCTTCTTCCAGGTGACTCCCGCCGGCATCGACGCCGTCAAGAGCACGCAGTCCGCCCTCGTCTCGTTGTGGACCGGCATTCCCGAACTGAAAGGAGCAGCGTCATGA